The Thermoplasmata archaeon genome contains a region encoding:
- a CDS encoding HPP family protein — translation MDCVLTNISYLQDPGAISNILIVEIQGILSARMDFLEGVKQRFDRPQIIRIIGSFVGIGFLGVLWAFFDLPLLIASLGSTAVTLFGLPKAPPAKPRSAILGQFLSAICGWVTQYLLGSEWYACAIAVMLSLIVMVVFDCVHPPGGATALSAVLTPQPWTFIIAPVTVSVIFLVCVAYVTNKACERYEERTEPAR, via the coding sequence ATGGATTGCGTCTTAACTAATATATCTTATCTGCAAGACCCGGGAGCGATATCGAACATCCTTATAGTAGAAATACAGGGAATTCTATCGGCCCGCATGGACTTCCTCGAGGGGGTGAAGCAGCGCTTCGATAGACCCCAGATCATCAGAATAATCGGTTCGTTCGTCGGGATCGGATTCCTGGGAGTATTGTGGGCCTTCTTCGACCTGCCCCTCCTGATAGCGTCCCTGGGTTCTACGGCCGTCACCCTGTTCGGTCTTCCCAAGGCGCCTCCGGCCAAACCGAGATCCGCCATCCTGGGGCAGTTCCTCTCAGCTATCTGCGGGTGGGTGACACAATATCTTCTGGGATCCGAATGGTATGCATGCGCCATAGCCGTCATGCTCTCGCTCATAGTGATGGTCGTCTTTGACTGCGTCCACCCTCCGGGAGGGGCGACTGCGCTCTCGGCGGTCCTCACTCCCCAGCCCTGGACGTTCATAATCGCCCCGGTCACCGTCAGCGTTATCTTCCTTGTCTGCGTTGCCTATGTCACCAACAAGGCCTGCGAGCGTTATGAGGAGAGGACGGAGCCCGCGAGATGA
- a CDS encoding glutamine synthetase type III yields the protein MPSSRFRAVDEAFRKMPLDVDAPSSLTSEYYGCNVFNRKAMREYLSEDTRRKIYESSEQGVTLDRETAEDVAAGMKKWAMDKGATHYTHWFQPLTGGTAEKHVSFIEPFGKGEAIEEFTGKLLCQQESDASSFPNGGLRNTFEARGYTAWDPSSPAFIIKDTLCIPTIFISYNGEALDYKAPLLRSEIAIGKAAEELLKYFGIKDDRVVSYLGWEQEYFLVDSSLFSLRPDLIMVDRTLIGHNAARNQQLEDHYLGSIPERVLAFMRDLEFECYKLGIPIKARHNEVAPNQFEIAPVYEAANLANDHNLLLMAMMKKVSERHGFKVLFHEKPFAGVNGSGKHCNWSIGTVSGIGLFTPGKTDNENLMFLMFVANVLKAVYDNNALLKASVLTATNAHRLGANEAPPAIISAFLGTQLMQAFDDLLESKDMVKLKGKKSYSLNIPQIPELMLDNTDRNRTSPFAFTGNRFEFRAVGSSANCSNAVSTLNTIVADQLRAFKAAVDERVAEGIPVMQAILDETRETYRAAKNICFDGNGYSDEWKKEAKKRGLDCETSPPKSYSVLTDKKTVGLYKRTGVMTEAELEARKETFCDIYSKKVEIEARILADLTENHILPIAIQYESRLLDNVSKMKEVFSAQEYKALSSGEVSLIKHIAEHLSEVRKLAIDMEAECNKANGLKTDFAKANAYHDKIIPYIEKIRVLIDDLEMIVDDEMWPLPKYRELLFIR from the coding sequence ATGCCTAGCAGCAGGTTCAGAGCAGTGGACGAAGCCTTCAGAAAAATGCCTTTGGATGTCGACGCGCCATCTTCTCTGACCTCTGAGTACTACGGGTGCAACGTATTCAACAGGAAGGCCATGAGGGAATATCTCTCCGAGGACACGAGGCGCAAGATCTACGAGTCCAGCGAGCAAGGTGTCACTCTGGACAGGGAAACAGCCGAGGATGTTGCTGCTGGTATGAAGAAATGGGCCATGGATAAGGGCGCCACACACTACACGCATTGGTTCCAACCGTTGACAGGGGGAACCGCGGAGAAGCATGTCTCCTTCATAGAACCCTTCGGAAAGGGCGAGGCCATCGAGGAGTTCACAGGAAAACTGCTCTGCCAGCAGGAATCGGATGCATCCTCGTTCCCCAACGGAGGCCTCAGGAACACGTTCGAGGCCAGAGGGTACACCGCCTGGGATCCCTCATCGCCCGCATTCATCATCAAGGACACACTGTGCATCCCTACGATTTTCATCTCATACAACGGGGAGGCCCTCGATTACAAGGCGCCGCTGCTCAGGTCGGAGATCGCGATCGGCAAGGCCGCGGAGGAGCTCCTCAAATACTTCGGCATCAAGGACGACAGGGTCGTATCCTATCTCGGATGGGAACAGGAGTACTTCCTGGTGGATTCGTCGCTCTTCTCACTACGTCCGGATCTGATCATGGTGGACAGGACGCTCATCGGGCACAACGCCGCAAGGAACCAACAGCTGGAGGATCATTATCTGGGATCCATCCCGGAGAGGGTCCTTGCATTCATGAGGGATCTCGAGTTCGAATGCTACAAACTAGGTATCCCGATCAAGGCCAGGCATAACGAGGTGGCCCCAAACCAGTTCGAGATCGCCCCCGTGTACGAGGCGGCCAACCTGGCGAACGACCACAACCTCCTCCTCATGGCCATGATGAAGAAGGTCTCGGAGAGGCACGGATTCAAGGTGCTGTTCCACGAGAAGCCCTTCGCAGGCGTCAACGGTTCTGGAAAGCACTGCAACTGGTCGATAGGCACTGTCTCCGGTATCGGATTGTTCACACCCGGAAAGACCGACAACGAGAACCTCATGTTCCTCATGTTCGTAGCAAATGTGCTCAAGGCCGTGTATGACAACAACGCTCTGCTCAAAGCATCGGTCCTTACGGCGACTAACGCCCACAGGCTCGGGGCGAACGAAGCGCCCCCGGCGATCATATCGGCATTCCTGGGAACGCAGCTCATGCAGGCATTCGACGACCTTCTGGAGTCCAAGGACATGGTCAAGCTCAAGGGCAAGAAGTCCTACAGCCTCAACATCCCCCAGATCCCGGAGCTGATGCTTGACAACACCGACAGGAATAGGACGTCGCCCTTCGCATTCACCGGAAACAGGTTCGAATTCAGGGCGGTGGGGTCATCCGCCAACTGCTCCAACGCCGTATCTACACTGAACACGATCGTGGCCGATCAGTTGAGGGCATTCAAGGCCGCCGTCGACGAGAGGGTCGCCGAAGGGATCCCTGTCATGCAGGCCATATTGGACGAGACCCGTGAGACATACAGGGCAGCCAAGAACATATGCTTCGACGGCAACGGCTATTCCGACGAATGGAAGAAGGAGGCGAAGAAGCGCGGTCTGGACTGCGAGACCTCCCCGCCTAAATCTTATTCCGTCCTCACGGATAAGAAGACCGTCGGTCTGTACAAGAGGACAGGCGTCATGACGGAGGCTGAGCTGGAGGCCAGGAAGGAGACCTTCTGCGACATCTACAGCAAGAAGGTGGAGATAGAGGCCAGGATACTGGCGGACCTTACCGAGAACCACATCCTCCCCATCGCGATCCAGTACGAGTCGAGGCTGCTCGATAACGTCTCAAAGATGAAGGAGGTCTTCTCCGCCCAGGAATACAAGGCGCTCTCCTCAGGAGAGGTCTCTCTGATAAAGCATATAGCGGAGCATCTCTCCGAAGTGCGCAAATTGGCCATCGACATGGAGGCGGAGTGCAACAAGGCCAATGGCCTCAAGACCGATTTCGCAAAGGCCAATGCGTATCATGATAAGATAATCCCGTACATAGAGAAGATAAGGGTGCTCATCGACGATCTAGAGATGATAGTCGATGATGAGATGTGGCCTCTTCCCAAGTACCGCGAGCTCCTGTTCATACGCTGA
- a CDS encoding adenine phosphoribosyltransferase — MKQLEDYVTTIPDFPKKGIMFRDVTSVVQNGEGLKLAIDGLIKGLKGIDFDLVVGTESRGFLFGAPVAYAMGKGFILVRKKGKLPREVISEDYELEYGTATVEMHTDSIKPGQKVVVIDDLIATGGTTEAVVKMVERLGGEIVRMGFVMELAGLEGMKKFEKYHPFALITYPGN; from the coding sequence ATGAAGCAGTTAGAAGACTACGTCACCACGATCCCCGACTTCCCCAAGAAAGGGATCATGTTCAGGGACGTCACATCTGTAGTCCAGAACGGAGAAGGATTGAAGCTCGCCATCGACGGCCTCATAAAAGGACTCAAAGGCATCGATTTCGACCTTGTCGTCGGAACGGAATCTCGCGGATTCCTATTCGGTGCTCCCGTTGCATACGCTATGGGAAAGGGATTCATCCTTGTCAGGAAGAAAGGAAAACTCCCTAGAGAGGTCATTTCCGAGGATTACGAGCTCGAGTACGGAACGGCTACAGTCGAGATGCACACAGATTCCATCAAACCCGGGCAGAAGGTTGTCGTCATCGATGATCTCATCGCCACCGGAGGAACCACCGAAGCAGTCGTCAAGATGGTCGAGAGGCTCGGAGGAGAAATCGTCAGAATGGGATTCGTCATGGAGCTTGCCGGACTCGAAGGAATGAAGAAATTCGAGAAGTATCATCCGTTCGCACTCATCACATACCCCGGGAACTGA